The Hornefia porci genome contains the following window.
CTTCATCAGAAGCGGATCGACGATCGCTTTTTTCTCATCCAGCTCCATGATTTCCTGCACCGCTTCCGCATCCGCGTTCAGATGCTTTTTGTACAAAAATTTCATGGCAAAGATCATCGCCACCAGCCCGATCACACAGGCAACTCCGGTGTTCTCAAGGAAGTCCGCGAACGTCAGACCCGCGGCGCTGCCGATCATGATGTTCGGCGGGTCGCCGATCATGGTCATGGTTCCGCCGATGTTGGACGCCAGTATCTGCCCCAGCAGAATCGGCACCGGATCGATTTTCATCATCTTGGCCAGCGTGATCGTCATCGGCCCCATCAGAAGAACGGTGGTCACGTTGTCCAGGAAGGCGGAACAGATGGCGGTAATCACGATGAACGCCACCATGATCTTCCACGGATCTCCATGAGACAGCTTAGCTGCTTTGATCGAGATGTATTCAAACAGTCCCGAGTGCTTGATTACGGCGACAAAGAGCATCATGCCTACCAATACGCCGATGGTATTGAAGTCAACATACCCGATTGCCGAGTTCACATCCAGAATCCCGAAGAGCAGCAGCAGAACGACGCCGGCCAGCGCGGCAGCGGTTCTGTGCACCTTCTCCGTAATGATCGCACCAATCACTACGACAAAGATCAGGATGGCAATAATTTCCTGATGCAAAACAAACCTCCAATAGTTACAAAAGTATTTTTCCCACAATTACGGATTGTACCACGGGGAATCTGGCAATGCAACCGGAAAAAACGTTTTTCTTCCTATATTTATAAAGTTTAATCAAAGTTTAAAGTCTGCTTCATCAACAGTTAATATTTCGGGCCCTCAATCCCTTCAAAACAGTCAACTTTCTGACATTTCAGTGTCTATTTGCTGACATCGTAGGCCGCGTTTTCCGGGTTCCAGTGAACCTTCATAAGATAATCGAACAATTCATCACCGGCCTGCCTCTTAAACAGTTCCAGCAACGCCCTGTGTTCTCGATTTGTCTGCAGCAGGATCTCCCTTGTCTTTCCTTCCGGATCGTCCACATAGCTCTTCTTCAGCAGTTTGCTTTTCATCTTCTCAAGCTGCTCAATCAGTGTATCATTTCCGCATTTCTGCGTGTACACATTGTGAAACGCCGTCTGCTGCATGTGATACATTTCAAAGTTCGCCGCCTTAATCGCCACATCCATGCTTTCCACATAGAAGGACATATTGGCGAGATCCTTTTCCGTCAGCTGCCCGCAGGCGCTTTTCGCGGCGTACCCGTCCAGAAGGCCAATTACCACGTAGAGCTCCTTCACCTCCCTCTCCGACAGCGCCCGCACCACGAAGCCCTTTCTGGCCCGGTTGTGCAGAACGCCTTCCGAGGCGAGCTGAATCAGAGCCTCCCGCACCGGCGTCCGGCTGATATTCAGTTCTTCACAGATTGCAGCTTCGTTAATCTTGTCCTCCGGCTCAAGATTCCCCTCCAGGATCTGCTCCGCAATATAATCGTAGACATGGTCCTTCAGAGATTTGTATTTCTCCATTTCTGCTCCTATAATCCAATCATCAGTCTTTGATCAGATTTTCTCCTTTCTCCCGTTTTCTCCTCCATCACACTTGATTTCTTCTTATTATAGCATATTTTAAAAAAATCAAAACCCTATTGACACTCAAAATATATTGTATATAATATATTATACATCGACCGATTACTAATTCATGGAAATCCAGGAACAGGAGGAACAACAATGAAGAAGTTCAATCATGTTATCGTAAGAAGACCCTGCAGAGCTCTGGTGGAGGGCATCACCAGCGGACTGTATCCGGGCAAACCGGATTATGAAAAGGCTCTGCGCCAGCACGACGACTACATCAGCGCGCTCAGCAGATGCGGCGTGGACATCACCATTCTTCCACCGGACGAGAGATATCCGGACTCCGTATTCGTCGAGGATCCGGCTCTGATCACCAGCAAGTGCGCGATCATTACTAATCCGGGCGCACCCTCCAGAAACGGGGAAAAGGAAGAAATCATCGACGCGGTGCGCAAGTTCTTCCCGGAGGACAAAATTGAGCACATCACTGCACCGGGAACCCTGGAAGGCGGCGACGTCATGATGGTCGGCGACCACTTCTACGTCGGAAGATCCGCCAGAACCAACGAAGAAGGCATCCGTCAGCTGACTGAAATCCTGGCGAAATACGGCATGACCTGCAGCGAGGTCAAGCTGGAGGAGGTTCTTCACCTGAAGACCGGCGTAAACTATCTGGAAGACAACAACATGCTGGTTTCGGGAGAATTCGTCAACAAACCTGACTTCGAAAAATACAACAAGACCGAAATCCCCGAGGACGAGGCCTATGCGGCGAACTGCATCTGGGTCAACGATACCGTCATCGTGCCGGAGGGCTATCCCACCGTACTGAAGAAGGTGCAGGACCTGGGTTACAAAACTCTAACCGTCGACACCTCCGAATTCAGAAAGCTGGACGGCGGACTCTCCTGCATGTCCCTGCGGTTCTGATCCCGCGGACCCGAGGCCTTATGGCACAAAACGCCAGATAAAAAGGCGACCGAATCACAATGTTGAACTCAGGAATTCAAACAAATTATGACGAGTGAATCCTTCATTCGTCTAACCTGAAAACAGCGGCCATACAAGCAAGCAGTAATTTGTATGGCCGCTGTTTTTATCGTGCGTGCCGCCGTGCAAAGGCAAAAAAGACATAGCCGCATATTTCGCGACTATGTCAATTTTCCCTGATTAAATTTCCCGGGCTGCACCGCCTTCCGGTCGTTCCTCTGTTCGCGCCCGAATCGACATACGTTCATTCAGCGCGTATCCGTCGGAATGTTATGACCGTCTTCTGCGCTTCAGTATCAGCCCTGCCGCGGCCAGGACCGCCAGCAGCGCTGTTCCTCCCCAGAGAAGAACAGAAGTCTGATCTCCGGTGAGCGGCCCTATGCCGCCCTCATCTTTTTTCTTTTCCGGATTCGTCGGCTTATCTGGCTTATTCGGCTTGTCCGGTTTGTCCGGTTTATCCGGCGTATCAGGTTTGTCCGGCGCCTTCTTCACAACGCTGATCGTGTACTGAATCGTTTTGCTGTCCGGATCCTGAATCATGAAATCCCGGCCCTCTTCAGTCTGCTCAGCCTTCCATCTGTAATTGAACGCCTTCAGCGTCCCCGCCTCGGAGATCGCCTCGCCGGTAAAGGTTCCGGTCACCTCACCGGTAACCTTCAGCTTCGTTCCGCCTTTCGTATCAGCAGGAATCTTCACACCCGGCACCTTCATATCCAGCGTATCGCTGACACCTGTAACATCCCGATAGAGATCGGAGAATTTTGTATACTCCTTTTTCAGTCCCATGACAATCGTCACGCGCTGTCCCTCGCGTTCCACACTGCGAATCTCGAAGAGATCGTTGTCTGTCAGAGATGCGGTCGGATTCTCCGGCAGAACCAGTCCGTCCTCCATCGTCAGGACCGCCGTAAATGTGCTTCTGACCCGGTCGGTCGTGATTTTGTCCGCATCCCCGCCGTAGTTGTCCTTCAGTGACTGTATCTGCTCCTTGATGGAGGATACGTCCAGTCTTCCGGTATATGTAACCGTGTCACCGGCGTTCACCTGATGCAGCGCCTCATGCTCCGTATCCTCTCCGATCAGGATGTCGCCGCCGAGAATCAGCTCCATCGGTTTGGAAATCAGCAGTGTGTGCTGAATCGTGTCTTTCCCCGTCGCATTTTCGTCTCTTCCGGTGTCGGACTGCGTCGCGCTCCAGGAAAAGCGGAACCGTTTCAGCTCGTCATTTTTCTTCGCCACTGCCGAAAAGTTCCCGTTCACCGTTCCCGTCACCGTCAGTTTCTGCTCATCGGCCGTTTTTCCGCCGTCTGTTCCGAGCCCTCCGACAGTCAGTGAAATCGTGTTCTTTCCCTGTGCCAGAGGCGATTCGACTCCTGCGGAATCAACCGCGTCCTTCAGTTTCTGATAATCCGTCAGACCGCCCCGCAGGGTAAACGTGACCGTTATTTTTTGTCCGTCCACGGAAGTTTTCCCCAGAACAAAGCAATCGCCCAGCCCCTCGGCGGAGACCTCGGGATCGTCGGGGATCTTCACTCCCTCCGGCATCGTGAGAACCGCCGTAAAGACAGACCTCGGATCCGTCAGGCCGATCGAAGCAAAGTCTCCCTGCACCTCCGAAAACATGTTTTCGATATAGGTCATCTTCTCCTTGACAGAGGAAATATCCACAGCTCCGGTCAGGCTGAAGGTTTCTCCGTCGCAGACGACCTCCGTTTTACTGCTGGTGCTCTGGCTCCTGCCCCAGAGATCGCCGGGAAGGTTCATCCCGGACGCTTCAATTGTCTGCACCCCGGGATCGTCCTTCCATTTCAGATAATACACCGTATCACCCGTGATTTCCGGATTATCCCCTTTCATCTCAAAGATCCCGAACAGCTTGTAGTCGTCGAACCGATATGATTTTCCGCTGCCGTCCTCGCCGGAATTCCAGTTATTCCGGTCTGCCAGAAGGGAACCGGTCTTCACCGCCCCGGCGTCCGGCTTCAGCTTATTGTAGTCGAAGCTGCCCAGCAGCTCGTGAAGCGTCTGTCCATAGGTCGCTTTGTTCCGGAGCACAGCCGTCTCGCCACCGTTAGCATCCTTCTGAATCTCAAATACATCCGGATTCTGCTTAAACACCGACGTGTCTGAGAACTGCCCGCCGTTGGCCGAGAAGCTCACCTGATACTGCAGATCGTCATACTGTGCATACAGATCGCAGCTGATTTCCCCCTGAGCGAAGCTCACCTCTGAACCGGGCAGAATCGCCTGTGTCTTTCCGGCCGCGTCCTTCGTCCAGTAGCGGAACTGTTTTCCGGGAACGGAAAACTCTGAACTCTGTTTTGTGATAACATCATAGCCCAGAACCGTCGTCTTCTCCTTATCGCTGCTCACCGGAGAAATAAACGTCTCGCCCCGTCCGTTGTGATAGACCACAGTCTTCATATCCCACTTGGCGTATACATCCCGATCCTCTGTGATTTTATCATCCCAGACGAACGCCTTTTCCGCGCCGCTGCTGTCGCGATAGAACCAGCCCAGGAATCTGCTCCCATCGCTGTCCGAAGGATCGCCCGGCCGGGTATTGCCGGTGACATCGTCCAGCCGGTAACCCCGGATCGTCTGCGCCGTTTTATTCTTTGTCGTTCCGTCGGCAAAGGAAGCGTTTCCGTTGTTCAGCCGGAATGTAACTTTGGCGGCAGGCACCCATACGTGCTTCTTTTGATCATCCGACGCCTTCGCCACGGAATACGTGTACGTTTCGCCTTTTTTGTTGATGGGATTCAGACCGGTGACACTCGTGTCGGTCAGAGTGAACAGCGTCAGTCGCTCGTTTCCGTTTTCCTCACCGTTGGTAGGCGTCGTCACGTCATAATTATAGCCTGCATCATAAGCAATTCTGAAGGAGCCTCCGGTGACGATATATTCCGCAGGACTGTCCGCGCCTCCGTTGTCTGCTGTCTTGTCCTTCGCCGGAGTATTGACGACAGAGTCCCCGGTAAACTTGATGAACTGCCCCTTCGGATCGTTCAGTCCCGCGCCGTAGAGCGGCGTACTTCTCATGTTCACGCCGGTCAGCGTGGAATTGGTGAACAAAGCAGTTCCGCCGTAGTTGATGTTCAGGCCGCCCGCGTAGCTGTTTTTAAACACCACTTCAGAATCGGTCACCTTCATCGCTCCTGTGTTCGTAATGCGGGAGCCGTCCGAGGTCAGCACCGACCCATTTTTAATCTCACTGGGACCGAAAATCGACATCGTCTGCTTATACGCAGAGGCGCCGGTGGCTTTATACGCATAGAAATCAGAATGATCCAGCGACAGTAATACGGTGTCTCCCTGCGGGTTGAAATAATACCAGACGCCCTTTGTCGTCAGAGACGCGTTCTCCAGGTGCAGTGCATTATACTGCTCGCTCAGTTCTTTGTTCGCCTGCACATCTACAGTGCATCCGATGAAACGCGAGGCCGAATCGTAACTGAACGCCCTTCCGCTGCTGTTCTTCGCGGAGACCGTCAATGCGCTTCTGCCGCTTCCCTGGAGTTTTCCCGTGCCGGACAAAGCAAACCCGATTTCGTTTCCGTCCAGCACGTATTTTCCATCCTGCACGATGCTCCCGGCTCCGACTGTGAGCGCAGTTTTAAACCCGCTCATCGTCAGAGATGCTCCGCCGGAGCACCGGAGCTTCGCTCCGTTGGACAGTGTGATTCCGTTCGCAGTTCCGTCTCCGTTAATCACGGCGTTTTCTGCAACATCAAGCGTGACGGCTTTGTTGACCGCCGCTCCCTTCGCCGCGGCTCCATCCTCCCGGAAATTCCCCTGAAGGTGGATAACGTCGCCCTCTCCCGCGGCCGCAACGGCCTTATCCAGCGTTTCGTAGGTCTGCTCCCTGTTTTCTCCGATCCAGATCTTTCCTGCGTCGCCGTCGCTTCCGGCCGGAGCAATGGCCGCAAAAGCACACGTGACCGACAGCGCCCCGGTCAGTACTGCCGCAGCAAGTATCGCCGCGTACCTGACAAGCCGCCGGTTCTTTCCCTTGTGATGATGATTCAATTTTTCCTTCCTTTCATGTCAGCTTTCTCAACAGCCGTCTGAACAAGCGCCGTGTCTGCGTAATGCGTGCTCCGCAACTGATTCGTGCTCCGCAGCGCTGCCGGCAGATTTTTACCGGCACCCGTTTGCCGCGCCCGTCAGTCCGACGGGGATGCAACGAGCGAAAACACGGCATATTTTGCGTCTTGTTCATCATCATAATCGGGTATGCTATGCGAGGTCAATTCATCCGGGAGCATTGTGTTTCATTAGGGCTGACATATATCCGTTCCGGGTCACGGAGGGGGGAGAAAGTAAAAATCAGCAGGTAAGAGGTTTTCTCCTGCCTGCTGATTAATTAGTGTTTATATCTGTTTTCTTTTCTTACCGATCAGGAAGAGAATGAATCCCAATGAAGCAATCATGATTCCTCCATATAGCAGAAGATTACTGTTGTCTCCCGTATCCGGCGTATTGGCCGGCGTCTTTGGCGTGTCCCTGGTATTCGTAATCACGAACCCCTTCTTGGCGTCACCATTGATCGCTGTAGTGTAACCGGACACTTTCTCTTCTTTGATGGTGTAGGCAATTTCCTTCCCATCCTTATACTGATCAAGATCTTTGAACGTATATTGCCAGTGATTATCCTTGGACAGCTTCTGTGTATCTATCTTTTTGCCATCCGCGTAGAGATTGACAGTAATGTTGCCTGTCGCGCCGCCAACCCACTTTTTCGTCACCGGTACAGATACCTTGCCGGAAATAGTATTTGTGATGGTAAAGCCATTTTCAGCTGTACCGGAAATGCCGGTTGTATAACCATCTACTTTCACTTCAGCAATTGTGTAAACAATCTCATGGCCATCCGTTTCATCATATTTCGGAAGGTCTTTGAATGTATGCTTCCAGTTTCCGTTCGCTGTCAAGGTGGCCGTATCTTTCTCAACATTATCCGCCAGAAGTTTCACTTTGACCTGATCGGTTTCCTTGCCGACCCACTGTTTGGTTACCGGCACAGATACCTTTTCCGTATTAATGTTCTTTACGGTATATCCGGAAGCTGCATTACCAGTGATTTCCGATTTGTAATTTTCAATAGAATCTTCTTTGATCGTATAGTTGATTTCTTCCCCATCTTTATACTTCTCAAGATTAGTGAAAGTATGCTGCCAGTTATTTGATTTATTCAGTGTAACAGAATCGACTTCTGTGCCGTCCGCATACAGACGAATCTCAGCAGAATCGCCTTCCTTGCCGACCCACGTCTTTGTTACCGGTATCGAAACTTTTCCGGTGATTGTATTGGTTACGGTAAATCCGGTTTCCGCTGTTCCACAGACGACGCTATTATAACCATCCAATTTGACTTCCTCGATAGTGTAATTGATCTTGTGTCCATCTACGCTGTCGTACTTCGGAAGGTCACTGAAACTGCCTTTCCATTGTCCGGCTTCATGCAGGGTAATCGTTTTTCCGGTATCCTTCTTATCTGCAAGAAGTTTTACTGTAACAGAATCTGTTTTCTTTCCCACCCATGACTTTTTTACCGGAATGGAAATTTTTTCTACATTGGTGTTAGTGATGGTATAACCGTCTTTCTGAGAACCAGTTACCTTATCTTCATATCCGGCAGGAACATCTTCTTTGATCGTATATTTGATTTCCTCGCCATTCGTCCGGTACTGCCTCAATCCGTCAAAGCCGTCTGCCCAGCCGTTGGCTGCATCCAAGGTAATAGCCTTGCCTGTGTCTTCACCATCTGCATAAAGATGTACGGTGACTGCGCCGCCTTCCTTTCCGATCCATTTCTTATTTACCTTGACGGAAATTTCCTTTGGCTCATTGCTGATGGTCTTAATCGCGCCCTCTGACCCGACCTTGACTTTGATCGGCTCTTTCAGCAGTTTGAATCCATCAGGCGCCGTAACCTCTGTGATGGTAAAATCACCCTGCGATGCTTCCTGCGAAGTGAATATGCGAGAATAAGTACGCCCGGTAGCATCCGTTGCCGGCAACGTAATTTCCTCGCCGCCTGGTGTTGTTACCTTAAAAACTGCTCCGGCAAGCATGTTTCCTGTCGACTCATCTACTTTATACAGTACAATCCTATACCCGACATCCAGCGTGATAGTCCCGCCTTCCGTTATTTTTGAGTTTCTGATGGTCGTGGTGCTGGTTTGCGTGCTGTCTGTGTTGACAGTAAGCTGTGTTTCATCCCCATACACTTCCACGGTATTTGCTACTGTCGATCCATCCGCCGGCGCAGTTGTGCTATAAGACAATTGATAGGATGCCGGCTTTCCGTTGGATGCCATCCGGGATGATGCGTTCAGGATTTTCAGTTCAAAATCCGTATAAGAACTATTGTATTCAATCGAATAGTCCACGCCCTCTGTTAATTCACCTTCTTTATGGAAAGAATACGTGGAATCATAATATCCATATATCACTTTCGCGGTTTCGGGGATATATTGCATTGGGGCGTGTTCCTTTGAAATCGAATCCACTACCGTAATGTTGTTATACGAGGCCTGACGGACATTCACTCTCACATACCAAGGATGTACGTAATTTCCGCTTTTCCCCAACTTCTCCGAAGTGTACGGCCTGTTTTCCAGAACTCCTCCAAACTTACTGAAATTCGCTTTCCCGATCGCCTCCGTGTAGTCGGTTGTTCCTTTTTCCTTTACGGTAATTTTATGAGTGATTACATCGGCCGTCTCTGTTGTGTTGTAGGTCACGGTCTTTTCTGTCATAATTTCAGATGCCGTGAAGTTCACATAGAATGTTCCTTTTAAATCTCTGACCTCATCCGCGCCTGTTTTTTCCAAGTATTTATCCAGATTCTGTAATGTTACTTTAACCGTTCCGCCCTTTCCTTCTCCGTTCGATGTAACAGTCGCCGCGCCGATCGCAATTCCTGTTTCTTTATGTGTAAGAGCAATCGTTCCGTCTTTGACTGTGAATGGTTCTGGGACCGTCAACGTGAAGGTATCTCCATTCTCCAGATCGCCGTTATAGGCACTCAGATCAAAATCCGTTTCAAAGCGATAACTGCTTCCCTTGACCAGCTGATAAGTATCATTCGTTTTAGTTACATACCGGCCTTCATTTGTATCCCACAATTTAATATCCGAAATGACTTTTGTCAATTCCTTCGCATTTTTGGCCGGAGTTTTTACTGTCGGGGCTCTTCGTGTTTGATTTCTAAGACGCAGAGCTCCTGATTTTATATTATTTTCTGCATCTCCTTCTGTCTCTGCGCTCTGTTGCTGATCATCCTGCACCTTTTCTTTATTCACTTTTACGATTTTCACCTGAGAATTGATCTCCTGCGTTACATTCTTTGTTGATGTCGTATTAACATCTTCCGCATAGACAAAAACATTCACTCCCTGGAATGCAATACTGCACACCACCAGAAGAGACAGCATTACGCCTAACCCTTTCTTCTTCATATCTTTCGTTCCCTTCATTAAATACTTGATATTGTAAATAGAGACTGTCGCAAAAAGTAGACTTTCTGTTTCATATGTACATGGCATATTTTGCGTCTTGTTCTTCATCATAATTGGGTATGCTATGCGAGGTCAATTCTTCCGGGAGCATTGTGTTTCATTAGGGCTGACATATATCCGTTCCGGGCCACGGAATATGCGGAGCATACAAAAAAGCCCGGGTAATCTCGAGCTTTCTTCGCCACTCATTTCGGACAAAACAAAAACCCCCGCGTGTTCCGCGAGGTCTGTCTTCTGATTGTCGTTCATGTCACCCTTTGTGAAAAAGTGCGACTGAACACACTTCCTCTTCAGGCATTGTCAGGGTTTTATACTTCTTTCTTGACAGCCCTCTTTAATCAGGGGTCCTATATAATCTAATACTTCCTGTGACAGCTTATCATGCACACGAAGAAATTCCATAATTTCTTCATAGGTCATGCTTTCGAAATCGATGGGCTCGTCATCAGCCTCCGGTTCTGGCAATTCTTCCAAACCAATCTCTTCGCCATTTATTAACATAACGGTTTTCCCCTTTTTCTCAATCCGTTTCTCTTATTTTTCCTATAAAATCCTTTATGGTTCGGCTGATACTGGCCTCATTACGTCCAAATTTCTCAGCAATTTCCCGCTGCGTCGGCAGCCGCCCGCTCTCAATCCACATCTCCATAACAGACTCGCTTATAAACGAGAATCTTTCTGTCATACGTCCTGTCAGCAGTTCACAAATGCGGATTGTAATCAGATCCGACACAATGGGCTTCTGTCGCGCTTGCAGCGAGCAAAACGCGTCTTCTATTCTGTCCAGAACAGACTCTATTTCTTCTTCACTTTCAAATCTCATGCTTATGTCTTCATCTGCGGGGATCTGATCCCATATACTCTGAGCATCACCTTCATCACTGATACATGTGTCTCCACCTACCGTCGTCCCACCAAGTTTTTCCAGTTCAATTATACGTTCAGGCGGCAGTTCCATCGCTTCAGACAATCTCTCGTACAGTTCCGCTGAGGATATATTTGAGCCTAGCTGTTCTGCAAGTCTGGTGTATTTCCGTACTGCCCGTCGATCCGCCTCAGTTACTTTGATACCTCTGTATTTATCATCCTGAGCTTTCACACCCACTATGTGTGAGTACTCCTGCTTCCATGCAGCATTGAAATAATGAAGAAACACGCCTTTATCCGGGCTGAAATTGTTTATGCATCTGGTCGCAGTCTCTGTGATTTCACATCCATACGGCTCATAGTCTTTTTCATTAATTGAGAGCAGATAACAATACAGATTTTCAACCATTCTATAGGATTCCCGCTTAAAAGCTGTATACTCTGTTTCCCTGTCAATAGAGAACAGCGGCGAGTTCATAATCAGCTGCTCATATTTTTTCTTATCATAATACATACGGACACCTATGTTACAAAGACAGAAGGGACTTCAACATAGACCTGGCTTTTTCCGGCTCAGTGCAGCGGATTGTATTTGTAATAGATCCGAGGCAATACAGCGGGACCATATCACAGATTTTTGTATCAACTGCCTTCCCGTCAACGAAGCTTGCCTGCCCATATACAATGCTATCAACCGTACACTCCAGAAACTTCTCAGCGAAATTAAGAGCTGTAAAAATCACAATCGGCAGATCCTTGGGACCATAAGTTATATCCGCAAAGATATGCGAACCAGTCGATAAGCCGTCCACAATTCTGCCCATCAGTCGCTCGTGGACAGAGCGCGCCTCGTCAAAATCTGTATCAATTACTGTATATTTGACAGCAGCGCCAATCTCAGAATTGGCCTCCTCAAGCTCCTGTTTAAAAAGTTCAGTATTTCTGCTGTAATGACCATAGCGATCCTTTTTTACGAGAATCAGCACCTTCAGCTCATCCTCCGGCTTCATGTTTTTTTCAAGGAATGCACAGATCGGATAGCGCACCTTCTTATCTGCCACAGGAAGGAACTTGTCATCGCTGGTGTACAGCACCGGATCAACATTTTCCTTCATAGGAATACTGCAAATAATTGTTTTCTTCATTCTAAGTACCTCTCACACGCATCTATTCATGCTGAAATTACAGTATCTGTTTTTCTTCTTTGTCTTCTCCAGAACTTCTATCCCATATTCCTTTTCGATGTATTTTACATACATCGGAATTTTGGACATCGTACGTTCTATCGCACTGTCTTTATGGGCTCTTGAATAGTTAATGGATTCGTTCAGCGATACCCCTCTCGAATAATATTCCTGGACGCCTTTGCGGTAATTCTGACTGAAAAGGTAATACTCATAGCCATCATTAACCATAAAGAATGAATGCACACCGCGCTCAGTTTGCTCACAGTAAATCGTTGTCATCATAGAATCACCCTTTCTTTCAAGGCACTACTTTTGTTCCTATTCTTATATAGTGACAAAAACAACGCGGTTTAACATTCTCACGGTTATTTTTCGGAATTATTTCGCCAATGTCATTCAGAGCACAACCAGGTATTTCACTGTTCCTGCAAGCACTCCGATACGAACATCCTCTGTTTTCCCAATTTCTCTTTGCGAAACAGTTGCTCCGTTTCGTATCATCTTCACTAATTTCATGAACTGTCACAGGTCTGTCCTGTAAGCCTGTCGCAGCATTACCCATCCTCCCGTCAGTGAA
Protein-coding sequences here:
- a CDS encoding Cna B-type domain-containing protein, which translates into the protein MMKNKTQNMPCTYETESLLFATVSIYNIKYLMKGTKDMKKKGLGVMLSLLVVCSIAFQGVNVFVYAEDVNTTSTKNVTQEINSQVKIVKVNKEKVQDDQQQSAETEGDAENNIKSGALRLRNQTRRAPTVKTPAKNAKELTKVISDIKLWDTNEGRYVTKTNDTYQLVKGSSYRFETDFDLSAYNGDLENGDTFTLTVPEPFTVKDGTIALTHKETGIAIGAATVTSNGEGKGGTVKVTLQNLDKYLEKTGADEVRDLKGTFYVNFTASEIMTEKTVTYNTTETADVITHKITVKEKGTTDYTEAIGKANFSKFGGVLENRPYTSEKLGKSGNYVHPWYVRVNVRQASYNNITVVDSISKEHAPMQYIPETAKVIYGYYDSTYSFHKEGELTEGVDYSIEYNSSYTDFELKILNASSRMASNGKPASYQLSYSTTAPADGSTVANTVEVYGDETQLTVNTDSTQTSTTTIRNSKITEGGTITLDVGYRIVLYKVDESTGNMLAGAVFKVTTPGGEEITLPATDATGRTYSRIFTSQEASQGDFTITEVTAPDGFKLLKEPIKVKVGSEGAIKTISNEPKEISVKVNKKWIGKEGGAVTVHLYADGEDTGKAITLDAANGWADGFDGLRQYRTNGEEIKYTIKEDVPAGYEDKVTGSQKDGYTITNTNVEKISIPVKKSWVGKKTDSVTVKLLADKKDTGKTITLHEAGQWKGSFSDLPKYDSVDGHKINYTIEEVKLDGYNSVVCGTAETGFTVTNTITGKVSIPVTKTWVGKEGDSAEIRLYADGTEVDSVTLNKSNNWQHTFTNLEKYKDGEEINYTIKEDSIENYKSEITGNAASGYTVKNINTEKVSVPVTKQWVGKETDQVKVKLLADNVEKDTATLTANGNWKHTFKDLPKYDETDGHEIVYTIAEVKVDGYTTGISGTAENGFTITNTISGKVSVPVTKKWVGGATGNITVNLYADGKKIDTQKLSKDNHWQYTFKDLDQYKDGKEIAYTIKEEKVSGYTTAINGDAKKGFVITNTRDTPKTPANTPDTGDNSNLLLYGGIMIASLGFILFLIGKKRKQI
- a CDS encoding TM1812 family CRISPR-associated protein → MKKTIICSIPMKENVDPVLYTSDDKFLPVADKKVRYPICAFLEKNMKPEDELKVLILVKKDRYGHYSRNTELFKQELEEANSEIGAAVKYTVIDTDFDEARSVHERLMGRIVDGLSTGSHIFADITYGPKDLPIVIFTALNFAEKFLECTVDSIVYGQASFVDGKAVDTKICDMVPLYCLGSITNTIRCTEPEKARSMLKSLLSL